The Hydrogenophaga crocea genome contains a region encoding:
- a CDS encoding O-antigen ligase family protein yields MSLAHTLNTGAFKGAQAGLVLVFFAFPMSVALANVALLLTLLLWALSLGGAASRAALREAFRNPLVGPALALFAWIVIAVAWSPADREGVTGFVQKYLKFAMIPVFIALLQDARVRRRCWQAFAVALLFTLAVTWLNVWFDFSWTRTHNQGFGQDHTVFKDYISQGLMMSVFAVGCAFLALEQRDSRRAAALWLLWALASASVLILSLGRTGYLAWAASTAVFGLTWALGRSRRTALVTLVVLGGLFAAAVSSPLLQQRGEVALEEASTAGQGAVTSIGARVAMARFVLQAVPHAPLLGHGTASYPVGAKQHFTAPGYCEVVCPHPHNQFLFFLYEQGAIGLLLFLAFIAVIVREAWRHEPRRRALALAFVATLCAACVSHSSFWLSTENHCLILMSALVMAGLYARRTSIDLRAPEPGP; encoded by the coding sequence ATGAGCCTGGCCCACACGCTGAACACCGGCGCCTTCAAAGGCGCTCAGGCCGGCCTCGTGCTGGTTTTCTTCGCGTTCCCGATGTCGGTCGCGCTGGCCAACGTGGCGCTGCTGCTCACGCTGCTGCTGTGGGCGCTGTCGCTCGGGGGCGCCGCCTCGCGCGCGGCGCTGCGGGAGGCCTTTCGCAATCCGCTGGTGGGGCCCGCGCTCGCGCTGTTCGCCTGGATCGTGATCGCCGTGGCCTGGTCGCCCGCCGACCGCGAGGGCGTGACAGGCTTCGTGCAGAAGTACCTCAAGTTCGCGATGATCCCGGTCTTCATCGCGCTGCTGCAGGACGCGCGCGTGCGCCGGCGCTGCTGGCAGGCCTTTGCGGTCGCGCTGTTGTTCACGCTGGCCGTGACCTGGCTCAACGTGTGGTTCGACTTCTCGTGGACGCGCACGCACAACCAGGGTTTCGGCCAGGATCACACGGTATTCAAGGACTACATCTCGCAGGGGCTGATGATGAGCGTGTTCGCGGTGGGCTGCGCCTTCCTCGCGCTGGAGCAGCGCGACAGCCGCCGGGCCGCCGCCCTGTGGCTGCTGTGGGCCCTGGCTTCGGCCAGCGTGCTGATTCTGTCGCTGGGCCGCACCGGCTACCTCGCCTGGGCCGCGTCCACCGCGGTGTTCGGCCTTACCTGGGCCTTGGGGCGTTCTCGCCGCACCGCGCTGGTCACCCTGGTGGTGCTCGGCGGGCTGTTCGCGGCCGCGGTGTCGTCGCCGTTGCTGCAGCAGCGTGGTGAGGTCGCGCTCGAAGAAGCGAGTACCGCGGGACAGGGCGCGGTCACTTCGATCGGGGCGCGAGTGGCTATGGCCCGCTTCGTGCTGCAGGCCGTGCCGCACGCACCGCTGCTCGGCCACGGCACGGCCTCGTACCCCGTGGGCGCGAAGCAGCACTTCACCGCGCCCGGCTACTGCGAGGTGGTCTGCCCGCACCCGCACAACCAGTTCCTGTTCTTCCTCTACGAGCAAGGCGCGATCGGCCTGCTGCTGTTCCTGGCCTTCATCGCGGTGATCGTGCGCGAGGCCTGGCGGCACGAGCCGCGGCGGCGCGCCCTGGCCCTGGCCTTCGTGGCCACGCTGTGCGCCGCCTGCGTGAGCCACAGCTCGTTCTGGCTCTCCACCGAGAACCACTGCCTGATCCTCATGAGCGCGCTGGTCATGGCCGGCCTTTACGCGCGCCGCACGAGCATCGACCTGCGCGCACCGGAGCCCGGCCCGTGA
- a CDS encoding 3-deoxy-D-manno-octulosonic acid kinase, translating to MNTSPRATAPLRAYRGLMRALTLPLLGWLWWRGRREPAYRERLRERLGFIPVDPTPMGGLWLHAASVGEVQAARPLIEALLRDWPAHSLVVSTQTPTGAAALRAAWGDRITHRYAPLDTPGAVCRFLDRLRPQALVLIERELWPQWLFACAERALPVVLVNARLTEASAARYQRWQALMAHAWSGLRVAAADEATATRFAALGVAAERVAVAGNLKFDLAAGGDERPLPPDLQGRRLVVAGSTHEGDETAWLAAWPAIHARHPDAVLVLVPRHPQRFDAVSQALARASWPHARRSRGEALQPGQHVLLADTMGELMFWYRHAALCFVGGTLAPVGGHNPLEPLSLGQPVLFGPHTHNAPALFDEAAQRGAALRVADAAALEAAVVQALSFPETWARRGQAALALMADHRGATQRCLQALHAATGPVQPQRLVPIEHRTDADGRTVWFDPARTAALAPADFLPAPAAERLATGSGRGQAALVPAAAGPYVLRHYRRGGLVARLSDDRFLREPLARGRALREFALLRLMRSWDLPVPAPVAALYRPHGLVYSADIAVAWLPDTRNLVQCLREARPSPAQWAALGRAIRRLHERQVFHADLNAHNLLLGAQDTAWVVDFDKCAVRAGSGWKAANLARLQRSLRKEAQRQTPFHWHEDDWALLLAAYEPAPASERP from the coding sequence TTGAACACGAGCCCGCGCGCCACCGCGCCGTTGCGGGCCTACCGCGGCCTGATGCGCGCGCTCACGCTGCCGCTGCTGGGCTGGTTGTGGTGGCGCGGCCGGCGCGAACCGGCCTACCGCGAGCGCCTGCGCGAGCGCCTGGGCTTCATCCCCGTCGACCCCACGCCCATGGGCGGCCTGTGGCTGCACGCGGCCTCGGTCGGCGAGGTCCAGGCCGCGCGCCCGCTCATCGAAGCCCTGCTGCGCGACTGGCCTGCGCACAGCCTCGTCGTCAGCACCCAGACGCCCACCGGCGCGGCCGCATTGCGCGCCGCCTGGGGCGATCGCATCACCCACCGCTACGCGCCGCTGGACACGCCCGGCGCGGTGTGCCGCTTTCTCGACCGGCTGCGGCCGCAGGCGCTGGTGCTGATCGAGCGCGAACTCTGGCCGCAGTGGCTGTTCGCCTGCGCCGAACGCGCCCTGCCCGTCGTGCTCGTGAATGCCCGCCTCACCGAAGCCTCGGCCGCGCGATACCAGCGCTGGCAGGCGCTGATGGCGCACGCCTGGTCCGGCCTGCGCGTGGCCGCCGCCGACGAGGCCACGGCCACCCGCTTCGCCGCGCTCGGTGTGGCGGCCGAGCGCGTGGCCGTGGCAGGCAACCTCAAGTTCGACCTCGCGGCCGGCGGTGACGAACGCCCGCTGCCCCCCGACCTGCAAGGCCGCCGCCTGGTGGTGGCCGGCAGCACGCACGAGGGCGACGAGACCGCCTGGCTCGCCGCCTGGCCCGCCATCCACGCGCGCCACCCCGACGCGGTGCTGGTGCTGGTGCCGCGCCACCCGCAGCGCTTCGATGCCGTGTCGCAAGCGCTGGCGCGCGCGAGCTGGCCGCACGCGCGCCGCAGCCGTGGCGAGGCACTGCAGCCCGGCCAGCACGTGCTGCTCGCCGACACCATGGGCGAGCTCATGTTCTGGTACCGCCACGCGGCGCTGTGCTTCGTGGGCGGCACGCTCGCGCCCGTGGGCGGCCACAACCCGCTCGAGCCGCTCTCGCTCGGCCAGCCCGTGCTGTTCGGCCCGCACACCCACAACGCGCCCGCGCTGTTCGACGAAGCCGCGCAGCGCGGCGCGGCGCTGCGCGTGGCCGACGCGGCCGCGCTCGAAGCCGCGGTGGTGCAGGCGCTCTCGTTCCCCGAGACCTGGGCCCGCCGCGGCCAGGCCGCGCTCGCGCTCATGGCCGACCACCGCGGCGCCACCCAGCGCTGCCTGCAGGCGCTGCACGCCGCCACCGGGCCGGTGCAGCCGCAGCGGCTGGTGCCCATCGAACACCGCACCGATGCCGACGGCCGCACCGTGTGGTTCGACCCGGCGCGCACCGCCGCGCTCGCACCCGCCGACTTCCTGCCCGCGCCCGCCGCCGAGCGCCTGGCCACCGGCAGCGGCCGCGGCCAGGCCGCGCTGGTGCCCGCGGCCGCGGGCCCCTACGTGTTGCGCCACTACCGCCGCGGCGGCCTGGTGGCGCGCCTGAGCGACGACCGCTTCCTGCGCGAGCCCCTGGCCAGGGGCCGCGCGCTGCGCGAGTTCGCGCTGTTGCGCCTGATGCGCAGCTGGGACCTGCCCGTGCCCGCGCCCGTGGCCGCGCTGTACCGCCCGCACGGCCTGGTCTACAGCGCCGACATCGCCGTGGCCTGGCTGCCGGACACGCGCAACCTGGTGCAATGCCTGCGCGAGGCGCGGCCCTCGCCCGCGCAATGGGCCGCGCTGGGGCGCGCCATCCGCCGCCTGCACGAGCGCCAGGTCTTTCACGCCGACCTCAACGCCCACAACCTGCTGCTCGGTGCGCAGGACACCGCCTGGGTGGTCGACTTCGACAAATGCGCCGTGCGCGCCGGCAGCGGCTGGAAGGCCGCCAACCTCGCGCGGCTGCAGCGCTCGCTGCGCAAGGAGGCGCAGCGGCAAACCCCCTTCCACTGGCACGAGGACGACTGGGCCTTGCTGCTGGCGGCCTACGAACCAGCCCCCGCGAGCGAGCGCCCATGA
- a CDS encoding glycosyltransferase has translation MQAVNVLCIKWGRKYGPEYVNKLHSMVSRHLHRPFRFVCLTDDGTGIDPAIEVKPIPAVGFDEFDQRKPWTFGHGWLKLTSFADPLYDLTGPTLFLDLDIVIVDSLDPFFDQPGEFVVIKEWDKQDGTGNTSCYLYTIGAHTDALDHLKQGYPQSIADVRNEQEYITGFLGRQGKVSYWPEGWCVSFKRHCMHRGLMGWFKAPEIPPGARIIAFHGKPNPPDAIAGVSGKWYRRVLPTAWVAEHWR, from the coding sequence GTGCAAGCCGTCAACGTGCTGTGCATCAAATGGGGCCGCAAGTACGGCCCCGAATACGTCAACAAGCTCCACAGCATGGTGTCGCGGCACCTGCACCGGCCCTTCCGCTTCGTCTGCCTCACCGACGACGGCACCGGCATCGACCCGGCCATCGAGGTCAAGCCGATCCCCGCCGTGGGCTTCGACGAATTCGACCAGCGAAAGCCCTGGACCTTCGGCCACGGCTGGCTCAAGCTCACGAGCTTTGCCGACCCGCTCTACGACCTCACCGGCCCCACCCTCTTCCTCGACCTCGACATCGTCATCGTCGACAGCCTCGACCCCTTCTTCGACCAGCCGGGCGAGTTCGTGGTCATCAAGGAATGGGACAAGCAGGACGGCACGGGCAACACCTCGTGCTACCTCTACACCATCGGCGCCCACACCGACGCGCTCGATCACCTCAAGCAGGGCTACCCGCAGTCGATCGCCGACGTGCGCAACGAGCAGGAATACATCACCGGCTTCCTGGGCCGCCAGGGCAAGGTGAGCTACTGGCCCGAAGGCTGGTGCGTGAGCTTCAAGCGCCACTGCATGCACCGCGGCCTCATGGGCTGGTTCAAGGCGCCCGAGATCCCGCCGGGCGCACGCATCATCGCCTTCCATGGCAAGCCCAACCCGCCCGACGCCATCGCCGGCGTGAGCGGCAAGTGGTACCGGCGCGTGCTGCCCACGGCGTGGGTGGCCGAACACTGGCGTTGA
- a CDS encoding TolC family outer membrane protein, translating into MTRIAPRARPLAVALLLALASAAQAQSLAELFEAARGYDATYLAARSQYEANLAQAAQARAGLLPQVGLGAGANWANRDSSANALDGTSNNQNVTLSASQPLYRPANRLANEQAQLSIDISQAQLTQAEQSLILRTSQAYFDVLAAQDTLTFVRAQKTAVAEQLAAARRNFEVGTATVTDAREAQARADLVNAQEIAAENDLRVKRLALDQLVGRGGVVPRPLAAPVVLPPLQPADPQAWIERLGENHPSVLQARRNLEIAQLETQRAEAGHKPTVDLVGQYQVARAPSGVQAIPGYVRNNTASVGVQLNLPLFAGFSVQNRVKQTLALEEKARADLEAARRGVDLNTRSAFFGVVSGQGQVKALEAAEASSQSALEANQLGYQVGVRINIDVLNAQSQLFQTKRDLAQARYNVLLGSLRLRQASGELTPADLQAIDALLAR; encoded by the coding sequence ATGACCCGAATCGCCCCCCGTGCGCGCCCGCTGGCCGTGGCCCTGCTGCTGGCCCTCGCGTCGGCCGCCCAGGCCCAGAGCCTGGCCGAACTGTTCGAGGCCGCGCGCGGCTACGACGCCACCTACCTCGCGGCGCGCTCGCAGTACGAAGCCAACCTCGCGCAGGCCGCGCAGGCCCGCGCCGGGCTGCTGCCGCAGGTGGGGCTGGGCGCCGGGGCGAACTGGGCCAACCGCGACAGCAGCGCCAACGCGCTCGACGGCACCAGCAACAACCAGAACGTCACGCTCTCGGCCAGCCAGCCGCTCTACCGCCCGGCCAACCGGCTCGCGAACGAGCAGGCCCAGCTCTCGATCGACATCTCGCAGGCCCAGCTCACCCAAGCCGAGCAGAGCCTGATCCTGCGCACCTCGCAGGCCTACTTCGACGTGCTCGCCGCGCAGGACACGCTGACCTTCGTGCGCGCGCAGAAAACCGCCGTGGCCGAGCAGCTCGCCGCGGCGCGCCGCAACTTCGAGGTCGGCACCGCCACCGTGACCGATGCGCGCGAGGCCCAGGCCCGCGCCGACCTGGTGAACGCGCAGGAGATCGCGGCCGAGAACGACCTGCGCGTCAAGCGCCTGGCGCTCGACCAGCTCGTGGGCCGCGGCGGCGTGGTGCCGCGCCCGCTGGCCGCGCCGGTGGTGCTGCCGCCGCTGCAGCCGGCCGACCCGCAGGCCTGGATCGAACGCCTGGGCGAGAACCACCCCAGCGTGCTGCAGGCGCGCCGCAACCTCGAGATCGCGCAGCTCGAAACCCAGCGCGCCGAGGCCGGTCACAAGCCCACGGTGGATCTCGTGGGCCAGTACCAGGTGGCGCGCGCGCCCTCGGGCGTGCAGGCCATTCCGGGCTACGTGCGCAACAACACCGCCAGCGTGGGCGTGCAGCTCAACCTGCCGCTGTTCGCGGGCTTCTCGGTGCAGAACCGCGTGAAGCAGACCCTCGCCCTCGAAGAAAAAGCCCGCGCCGACCTCGAGGCCGCGCGCCGCGGTGTGGACCTGAACACGCGCAGCGCGTTCTTCGGCGTGGTCTCGGGCCAGGGGCAGGTGAAGGCGCTCGAAGCGGCCGAGGCCTCGAGCCAGAGCGCGCTCGAAGCCAACCAGCTCGGCTACCAGGTGGGCGTGCGCATCAACATCGACGTGCTGAATGCGCAGAGCCAGCTGTTCCAGACCAAGCGCGACCTGGCCCAGGCGCGCTACAACGTGCTGCTGGGCTCCCTGCGCCTGCGCCAGGCCAGCGGCGAACTCACGCCGGCCGACCTGCAGGCCATCGACGCGCTGCTGGCGCGCTGA
- a CDS encoding rhodanese-like domain-containing protein yields MQAITPAQIDDWVRQHSADGAALPVVLDVREAWELQTASVTPQGFELVHMPMQTIPARLAELDPERPIACLCHHGGRSAQVTHFLMNQGFSRVVNVHGGIERWSHERDPSVPRY; encoded by the coding sequence ATGCAGGCCATCACCCCCGCCCAGATCGACGACTGGGTTCGCCAGCACAGCGCCGACGGCGCCGCCCTTCCGGTGGTGCTCGACGTGCGCGAAGCCTGGGAACTGCAGACCGCCAGCGTCACGCCGCAGGGCTTCGAGCTCGTGCACATGCCCATGCAGACCATCCCCGCGCGCCTGGCCGAACTCGACCCCGAGCGCCCGATCGCCTGCCTGTGCCACCACGGCGGGCGCAGCGCCCAGGTCACGCACTTCCTGATGAACCAGGGCTTCAGCCGGGTCGTCAACGTGCACGGCGGCATCGAGCGCTGGTCGCACGAGCGCGATCCCTCGGTGCCGCGGTATTGA
- a CDS encoding protein-L-isoaspartate O-methyltransferase family protein, producing the protein MTTALSLEQARFNMIEQQVRPWEVLDARVLELLGSVRREDFVPAAQRALAFADLELPLDHPAVEGRCMLAPRVQARLVQDLGLQPTDKVLEIGTGSGYTAALMASLAQQVLSLEIDAATAERARTNLQRAGLRNVDVRAADATANGFAACRSGAPFDAILLGGSVAEVPADLLELLAPGGRLIAITGGEPVMRATLITRTGPSSFRTEQPWDTVAARLQNFPEPSRFRF; encoded by the coding sequence ATGACCACCGCGTTGAGCCTGGAACAGGCCCGTTTCAACATGATCGAGCAGCAGGTCCGCCCCTGGGAGGTGCTCGACGCCCGCGTGCTCGAACTGCTGGGCAGCGTGCGCCGCGAAGACTTCGTGCCCGCCGCACAGCGCGCCCTGGCCTTCGCCGACCTGGAGCTGCCGCTGGACCATCCCGCCGTGGAAGGCCGCTGCATGCTGGCCCCGCGCGTGCAGGCCCGCCTGGTGCAGGACCTGGGCCTGCAACCCACCGACAAGGTGCTCGAGATCGGCACCGGCAGCGGCTACACCGCCGCCCTCATGGCCAGCCTGGCGCAGCAGGTGCTTTCGCTCGAGATCGACGCGGCCACCGCCGAGCGGGCGCGCACCAACCTGCAGCGCGCGGGCCTGCGCAATGTGGATGTGCGCGCGGCCGACGCCACCGCCAACGGCTTCGCGGCCTGCCGCAGCGGCGCCCCCTTCGACGCCATCCTGCTGGGCGGTTCGGTGGCCGAAGTGCCGGCGGACCTGCTCGAACTGCTGGCCCCGGGCGGCCGCCTGATCGCCATCACCGGCGGCGAGCCAGTGATGCGCGCCACCCTCATCACGCGCACCGGCCCGTCCTCGTTCCGCACCGAGCAGCCCTGGGACACCGTGGCCGCGCGCCTGCAGAACTTCCCCGAGCCCTCGCGCTTCCGTTTCTGA
- a CDS encoding efflux RND transporter permease subunit, translating into MWFTQVSLRNPVFATMVMLAFVVLGAFSYQRLQVDQFPNIDFPVVVVTTTYPGASPEIVESEVTKKVEEAVNAIAGVNTLSSRSYEGTSVVIIEFQLTVDGRKAADDVRERIGILRPTLRDEVDEPRVLRFDPASRAIWSVAVVPEAAEGRKLSPVELTTWSEQVLKKRLENVRGVGAVNLVGATRRAINIELDPVAMQALGVTPEQVNAALRSENQDLPVGTLKTGEAERVVQVLSRAQNPRDFENIIVGRRGGSPVKLGQVARVGDGTQEVESLALYNGERTLLLQVQKSQDENTIAVVDGLNAALKAVRAELPPGVKLEPIADGSRPIRVSVQNVRQTLIEGALLTVLIVFLFLNSWRSTVITGLTLPIAVIGTFFFMNLLGFTINMITLMALTLSVGLLIDDAIVVRENIVRHVQMGKGPYQAAMDGTKEIGLAVLATTLSIVAVFLPIGFMGGIIGKFFHEFGITMVAAVLISMFVSFTLDPMLSSVWHDPAIDAHGKPPGNSLYDRTLGRVTHWFDRFQDDLAEGYQATLRWSLRHKLATLLLALATFIASVFMLPLLGTEFVPKADFSETSISFNTPVGSSLQATEAKAREVEAILREFPEVRYTLTTINTGNAQGPMYASIYVRLVDRKERSRNADAMSALLRERLRRVPGITVTHVGLLDSVGGNKQIEFSLQGDDLGELERLSRVVREKLEPIVGLVDLDASVKPNKPTVDVVLNRELASDAGLTTGAVGSALRTLVAGTTVGNWRAQNGETYDVIVRLAPESRQRTQDLAQLPLNLAAAADGTARTVPLSQVARIVDTTGPNQINRKNLNREVAFNANVYGRSAGEVTADMRAALDGIALPPGYRYEFGGSTKNMQESFGYALSALALAIIFIYMILASQFQSFLQPLSLMTSLPLTLIGVVLALLMFGSTMSMFSIIGIVLLMGLVTKNAILLVDFAIRAREGRAGGPPLPRDEALLLAAKVRLRPILMTTLAMVFGMVPLAFALTEGSEQRAPMGQAVIGGVITSSLLTLVVVPVVYSYIDDFTAWLRRKAGLPPAQPAAPAPADAAS; encoded by the coding sequence ATGTGGTTCACCCAGGTCTCGCTGCGCAACCCGGTCTTCGCGACCATGGTGATGCTGGCCTTCGTGGTGCTCGGTGCGTTCTCGTACCAGCGGCTGCAGGTCGACCAGTTCCCCAACATCGATTTCCCGGTGGTGGTCGTCACCACCACCTACCCCGGGGCCTCGCCCGAGATCGTCGAGAGCGAGGTCACCAAGAAGGTCGAAGAGGCCGTGAATGCCATCGCGGGCGTGAACACGCTCAGCTCGCGCAGCTACGAAGGCACCTCGGTGGTGATCATCGAGTTCCAGCTCACGGTCGACGGCCGCAAGGCCGCCGACGACGTGCGCGAGCGCATCGGCATCCTGCGGCCCACGCTGCGCGACGAGGTCGACGAGCCGCGCGTGCTGCGCTTCGACCCCGCGAGCCGCGCGATCTGGTCGGTGGCCGTGGTGCCTGAGGCGGCCGAGGGCCGCAAACTCTCGCCCGTGGAGCTCACCACCTGGTCCGAGCAGGTGCTCAAGAAGCGGCTCGAGAACGTGCGCGGCGTGGGCGCAGTGAACCTGGTGGGCGCCACGCGGCGCGCCATCAACATCGAGCTCGACCCGGTGGCCATGCAGGCCCTGGGCGTGACGCCCGAGCAGGTGAACGCCGCGCTGCGCAGCGAGAACCAGGACCTGCCCGTGGGCACGCTCAAGACCGGCGAGGCCGAGCGCGTGGTGCAGGTGCTCTCGCGCGCGCAGAACCCGCGCGATTTCGAGAACATCATCGTGGGCCGCCGCGGCGGCTCACCGGTGAAGCTGGGCCAGGTCGCGCGCGTGGGCGACGGCACGCAGGAGGTGGAAAGCCTCGCGCTCTACAACGGCGAGCGCACCCTGCTGCTGCAGGTGCAGAAATCGCAGGACGAAAACACCATCGCGGTGGTCGACGGCCTGAACGCCGCGCTCAAGGCCGTGCGGGCCGAGCTGCCGCCGGGCGTGAAGCTCGAACCCATCGCCGACGGCTCGCGGCCGATCCGCGTGTCGGTGCAGAACGTGCGGCAGACGCTGATCGAGGGCGCGCTGCTCACGGTGCTCATCGTGTTCCTGTTCCTGAACTCGTGGCGCTCCACCGTCATCACCGGGCTCACGCTGCCCATTGCGGTGATCGGCACCTTCTTCTTCATGAACCTGCTCGGGTTCACCATCAACATGATCACGCTGATGGCGCTCACGCTGTCGGTGGGCCTGCTGATCGACGACGCCATCGTGGTGCGCGAGAACATCGTGCGCCACGTGCAGATGGGCAAGGGCCCCTACCAGGCGGCCATGGACGGCACGAAGGAGATCGGCCTCGCGGTGCTCGCCACCACGCTGTCCATCGTGGCGGTGTTCCTGCCCATCGGCTTCATGGGCGGCATCATCGGCAAGTTCTTCCACGAATTCGGCATCACCATGGTCGCGGCCGTGCTGATCTCGATGTTCGTGAGCTTCACGCTCGACCCCATGCTCTCGTCGGTGTGGCACGACCCGGCCATCGACGCCCACGGCAAGCCCCCGGGCAACAGCCTGTACGACCGCACCCTGGGCCGTGTCACCCACTGGTTCGACCGCTTCCAGGACGACCTCGCCGAGGGCTACCAGGCCACGCTGCGCTGGTCGCTGCGGCACAAGCTCGCCACGCTGCTGCTGGCGCTCGCCACCTTCATCGCCAGCGTGTTCATGCTGCCGCTGCTGGGCACCGAATTCGTGCCCAAGGCCGATTTCTCCGAAACCTCGATCAGCTTCAACACGCCCGTGGGCTCCTCGCTGCAGGCCACCGAGGCCAAGGCGCGCGAGGTCGAGGCCATCCTGCGCGAGTTCCCCGAGGTGCGCTACACGCTCACCACCATCAACACGGGCAACGCGCAGGGGCCCATGTACGCGAGCATCTACGTGCGCCTGGTGGACCGCAAGGAACGCTCGCGCAACGCCGACGCCATGTCGGCCCTGCTGCGCGAGCGGCTGCGCCGCGTGCCGGGCATCACCGTCACCCACGTGGGCCTGCTCGATTCGGTGGGCGGCAACAAGCAGATCGAGTTCTCGCTGCAGGGCGACGACCTCGGCGAGCTCGAGCGCCTGAGCCGCGTGGTGCGCGAGAAGCTCGAACCCATCGTGGGCCTGGTCGACCTCGACGCCAGCGTGAAGCCCAACAAGCCCACGGTGGACGTGGTGCTCAACCGCGAGCTCGCGTCCGACGCCGGCCTGACCACGGGCGCCGTGGGCAGTGCGCTGCGCACCCTGGTGGCCGGCACCACGGTGGGCAACTGGCGCGCGCAGAACGGCGAAACCTACGACGTGATCGTGCGCCTGGCGCCCGAGTCGCGCCAGCGCACCCAGGACCTGGCGCAACTGCCGCTCAACCTGGCCGCGGCGGCCGACGGCACCGCGCGCACCGTGCCGCTGTCGCAGGTGGCGCGCATCGTCGACACCACCGGCCCGAACCAGATCAACCGCAAGAACCTCAACCGCGAGGTGGCCTTCAACGCCAACGTGTACGGCCGCTCGGCCGGCGAGGTCACGGCCGACATGCGCGCCGCGCTCGACGGCATCGCCCTGCCCCCTGGCTACCGCTACGAGTTCGGCGGCTCCACCAAGAACATGCAGGAGTCGTTCGGTTATGCGCTGTCGGCGCTGGCGCTGGCCATCATCTTCATCTACATGATCCTGGCCAGCCAGTTCCAGAGCTTCCTGCAGCCGCTCTCGCTCATGACCTCGCTGCCGCTCACGCTGATCGGCGTGGTGCTGGCGCTGCTCATGTTCGGCTCCACCATGAGCATGTTCTCCATCATCGGCATCGTGCTGCTCATGGGCCTGGTGACCAAGAACGCCATCCTGCTGGTCGACTTCGCGATCCGCGCGCGCGAGGGCCGCGCGGGCGGTCCGCCGCTGCCGCGCGACGAGGCCCTGCTGCTGGCGGCCAAGGTGCGGCTGCGCCCCATCCTCATGACCACGCTGGCCATGGTCTTCGGGATGGTGCCGCTGGCCTTCGCGCTCACCGAGGGCTCGGAGCAGCGCGCGCCCATGGGCCAGGCGGTGATCGGCGGCGTCATCACCTCCTCGCTGCTCACGCTGGTGGTGGTGCCCGTGGTCTACAGCTACATCGACGATTTCACCGCCTGGCTGCGCCGCAAGGCCGGCCTGCCCCCCGCGCAGCCCGCCGCCCCGGCGCCGGCCGACGCGGCCTCCTAG
- a CDS encoding efflux RND transporter periplasmic adaptor subunit: MTLSRTRKILYWTVPVLLVAGLALGVLRALDKRATKAEQARSAAQALQTAPVYEIGAADVVRVRTLALQQTASVSGSIKALQTVAIKARVAGEVQGLNKREGDSVAAGEVVARIDPTESQARVRQAEQQAESALAQVRIAQRTQSNNQALVQQGFISGTALDTSQANLAAAEANHRAAVAALDIARKGLGDTVLRSPIAGQIAARAVQNGERVGLDARVVDVVDLSAFEMEAALSPADAAAVRVGQKARLQVEGLSQPVDAGVVRINPSVQPGSRSVLVYLRLPAVAGMRQGLFARGEIVAGSQQALAVPASAVRNDRPAPYVQVVREGVVRHVPLPEGGAPRGLLDGVPQQAVPMLAEGEVVLGATAGAIRDGTRVKLAAAAN; the protein is encoded by the coding sequence ATGACGCTCTCCCGCACCCGAAAAATCCTCTACTGGACCGTGCCCGTGCTGCTCGTGGCGGGCCTGGCGCTCGGCGTGCTGCGCGCGCTCGACAAGCGCGCCACCAAGGCCGAACAGGCCCGCAGCGCCGCGCAGGCCCTGCAGACCGCCCCGGTGTACGAGATCGGTGCGGCCGATGTGGTGCGCGTGCGCACGCTCGCGCTGCAGCAGACGGCCAGCGTCTCGGGCTCGATCAAGGCGCTGCAGACGGTGGCGATCAAGGCGCGCGTGGCCGGCGAGGTGCAGGGCCTGAACAAGCGCGAGGGCGACAGCGTGGCCGCGGGCGAGGTGGTGGCGCGCATCGACCCCACCGAATCGCAGGCGCGCGTGCGCCAGGCCGAGCAGCAGGCCGAATCGGCGCTGGCGCAGGTGCGCATCGCCCAACGCACGCAGAGCAACAACCAGGCACTGGTGCAGCAGGGCTTCATCTCGGGCACCGCCCTCGACACCTCGCAGGCCAACCTGGCCGCGGCCGAGGCCAACCACCGCGCCGCCGTGGCCGCGCTCGACATCGCGCGCAAGGGCCTGGGCGACACCGTGCTGCGTTCGCCGATCGCGGGCCAGATCGCGGCGCGCGCGGTGCAGAACGGCGAGCGCGTGGGCCTGGACGCGCGCGTGGTCGACGTGGTCGATCTCTCGGCCTTCGAGATGGAGGCCGCGCTCAGCCCGGCCGACGCCGCCGCCGTGCGGGTGGGCCAGAAGGCCCGCTTGCAGGTGGAAGGCCTGAGCCAGCCGGTGGACGCGGGCGTGGTGCGCATCAACCCCAGCGTGCAGCCCGGCAGCCGCAGCGTGCTGGTCTACCTGCGCCTGCCCGCGGTGGCCGGCATGCGCCAGGGCCTGTTCGCGCGCGGCGAGATCGTGGCCGGCAGCCAGCAGGCGCTGGCGGTGCCGGCGTCGGCGGTGCGCAACGACCGCCCCGCGCCCTACGTGCAGGTGGTGCGCGAAGGCGTGGTGCGCCACGTGCCCCTGCCCGAGGGCGGTGCGCCGCGCGGTCTGCTCGACGGCGTGCCGCAGCAGGCCGTGCCCATGCTGGCCGAAGGCGAGGTGGTGCTGGGCGCCACCGCGGGCGCGATCCGCGACGGCACGCGCGTGAAGCTCGCCGCCGCGGCGAACTGA